A stretch of the Calypte anna isolate BGI_N300 chromosome 5, bCalAnn1_v1.p, whole genome shotgun sequence genome encodes the following:
- the E2F8 gene encoding transcription factor E2F8, which yields MRQAGGEKMGTGDKENHSSEPCRNLLKTPLKQAATSLSVLTEIQPDCQPLTTPPKPKEIPPADPWTPTSNLKMLISAASPEIRSREQRRELSNNTSEVLQAKHCLQEHLSGDEYEKSQPSRKEKSLGLLCHKFLARYPDYPSTAESNYISLDEVAEELNVERRRIYDIVNVLESLHMVSRLAKNRYAWHGRHNLSKTLQALKKVGEENKYTQQIQMIKKREYEHEFDLDGERNEEMARPFGSNEHSEMSFVELPGMEFRAASVNSRKDKSLRVMSQKFVMLFLVSTPQIVSLEVAAKILIGEDQLEDLDKSKFKTKIRRLYDIANVLSSLELIKKVHVTEERGRKPAFKWTGPEVLPNIQGMCLFILFSNSTTCPPPISESITSKEQCSKNLFPSKGKQNFTRHPSLIKLVKSIENDRRKIQSAPTSPVKISTSTDQTLPPFPSKVSQVPAMAKQEGQSKKAKEMKMKLSRSALEGELPSPEAIPRPEPPQPAAPSQQPTLTPQLGVCPPSHSSVSPVILPHTHSGVSYAIYLHPSQAHTVTTYSPSFMLQPLPCANVTGIQSVNSKVLNKLTTEEGDNQIATDNPTKSLTAKERPTLKAEASSQRCLKRSQALQEENLIKRCKSDEESLDTSVGEPVKNESPPSSSSQINHKMDNFQEERQKQTEPLVQNTASCYDQHKREDIPEDEDKIKTKQDIPVAFAIPAPETFFPSGYLIPLTQCTHGNKTSFPDTEKAAICSLQCTTYSSPIAGVIPVTTSDLKAVNIPAFQITPLNIMVSPTSLAATPVLSNSCLNSGDPSSAPNPSSSVLNFALQHVGLIPAGVQVPASPVLQHKPVSTQPENVSHSSGNRNPQEEKYLSLFSLPKESQEPQTVTENFFRTPGGPNTVSSLPAHQDGTNRISQGTLYIPQRKLEVSED from the exons ATGCGGCAGGCGGGCGGGGAGAAGATGGGCACCGGCGACAAG GAAAATCATTCTTCCGAGCCATGCAGAAACCTACTGAAAACTCCTCTGAAACAAGCAGCTACCTCACTTTCGGTACTGACAGAGATACAGCCTGACTGTCAGCCTCTAACCACACCCCCAAAGCCTAAAGAAATCCCTCCAGCAGATCCATGGACACCTACTTCAAACCTGAAAATGCTGATTAGTGCAGCTAGTCCTGAGATTAGGAGCAGAGAACAGAGAAGGGAACTGTCAAACAACACAAGTGAGGTCCTACAGGCAAAACACTGTTTGCAG GAGCACTTATCAGGAGATGAATATGAAAAATCTCAACCAAGTCGGAAAGAGAAAAGTCTGGGATTACTGTGTCATAAATTCTTAGCTCGATATCCTGATtaccccagcactgcagagagtAACTACATTTCACTTGATGAAGTAGCTGAAGAGCTTA atgttGAACGCAGACGCATCTATGATATTGTTAACGTGCTGGAGAGCCTACACATGGTGAGCCGCCTTGCCAAGAACAGATATGCTTGGCATGGGAGACATAACCTCTCCAAAACCTTGCAGGCTTTGAAAAAAGTTGGAGAAGAGAACAAATATACCCAACAAATTCAGATGATCAAGAAAAGAGAGTACGAGCACGAGTTTGATCTCGATGGGGAAAGAAACGAAGAAATGGCAAGACCTTTTGGCTCAAATGAGCATTCAGAAATGTCCTTTGTTGAGCTCCCAGGAATGGAATTTCGTGCTG CATCAGTAAACAGCAGGAAAGACAAATCTCTGCGAGTGATGAGTCAGAAATTTGTGATGCTGTTCCTTGTATCAACTCCTCAAATAGTAAGCCTTGAAGTTGCTGCTAAAATCCTGATTGGAGAAGACCAGTTAGAAGACTTAGATAAAAGCAAGTTTAAAA ccaaAATTAGGAGACTTTATGACATAGCAAATGTTCTCAGTAGCCTTGAGCTCATCAAGAAAGTTCATGTtacagaggagagagggagaaaaccAGCATTTAAATGGACAGGACCTGAGGTCTTGCCAAATATCCAAGGTATGTGtcttttcattctgttct CAAATTCAACGACCTGTCCCCCACCAATTTCAGAGTCCATCACTTCCAAAGAGCAGTGttcaaaaaacctttttccttcaaaaggaaagcaaaacttcACTCGCCATCCTTCTCTAATAAAATTAGTTAAAAGTATAGAGAATGACAGAAGAAAGATCCAATCAGCTCCAACCAGTCCAGTTAAAATCAGTACAA GTACTGATCAAACTTTACCACCTTTTCCAAGCAAGGTGTCTCAGGTTCCAGCAATGGCTAAGCAGGAAGGACAATCAAA gaaagcaaaggagatgaaaatgaaattgtCAAGATCTGCCTTGGAAGGTGAATTGCCCTCCCCTGAGGCAATCCCCAGGCCTGAACCTCCTCAGCCTGCAGCACCCTCTCAGCAGCCAACTCTCACACCACAGCTCGGGGTCTGTCCTCCCAGCCACAGTTCAGTCTCACCAGTAATTCTACCTCATACTCATTCTGGTGTTTCATATGCAATCTATCTGCACCCTTCCCAAGCCCACACTGTGACAACATACAGCCCCAGTTTCATGTTGCAGCCTCTGCCATGTGCTAATGTAACTGGAATTCAGAGTGTCAATTCAAaagtattaaataaattaacCACTGAGGAAGGTGACAATCAGATAGCAACAGATAATCCAACCAAATCCTTGACAGCTAAAGAAAGACCAACTCTAAAAGCAGAAGCTTCATCACAGCGGTGCCTTAAAAGATCACAAGCattacaagaggaaaatttaattaaaaggtGTAAAAGTGATGAGGAAAGCCTTGATACTTCTGTG GGAGAACCTGTTAAAAATGAAAGCCCACCTTCCAGTAGCTCACAAATCAATCACAAAATGGACAATTTTCAGGAAGAGAGACAGAAGCAAACTGAACCATTAGTTCAAAACACTGCAAGTTGTTATGATCAACATAAAAGAGAAGATATTCCAGAAGATGAGGACAAAATCAAAACTAAACAAGACATACCTGTAGCATTTGCTATTCCTGCTCCTGAG accTTTTTTCCATCTGGTTATCTTATTCCTCTCACTCAGTGCACCCATGGCAACAAGACAAGTTTTCCTGATACAGAGAAAGCTGCAATATGTTCCTTGCAGTGCACTACCTACAGCTCACCCATTGCTG gtgTCATTCCAGTGACAACATCTGACCTGAAAGCAGTTAACATTCCTGCTTTTCAGATAACACCCTTGAATATCATGGTGTCACCAACTTCTCTAGCAGCTACACCTGTACTGAGCAACTCCTGTCTCAATTCAGGTGATCCCAGTTCTGCCCCAAATCCAAGTTCTTCAGTTCTGAACTTTGCACTGCAACATGTGGGACTGATACCTGCTGGTGTGCAAGTTCCTGCAAGTCCTGTTCTCCAGCACAAGCCAGTCTCAACACAACCTGAAAATGTCAGCCATAGCTCAGGAAATAGGAACCCTCAAGAAGAGAAG